In Babesia bovis T2Bo chromosome 3, whole genome shotgun sequence, the genomic window TGTAAGTATGATACTAACCCAgattttcattttcttcaATACCATTGGCGCTCGATGGTAACAACTCCTTTTTCATTCCATCACCTCCCTCATTTGTTGGACCCTTCGGAAGAGTTCCAGATTGTTTATTAAGCGTGCCTTTATTGCTGATATAAAATTGTTCATTAATGTAACTATGAATATACCTGGATGTATCACGATTTACGATCTGTTTAGGACTATCATTAGGCTTACTCTCAATGGGATGTTCATTTTGTTCATTCAAAACGCCATCGTTCTTTAATCCCGTTTTTAACGTAATACTACCAACATATTCAACAATGCTTTTAACAATGAAAAGCAAGAAAACACATGATAATCTCATCTTTTTTTCATCTGTCTTATAGGCTGTGAGATGTGTTAGAATTTAATGTGCATTAAAATGCTATCTGATCTGAACCGCGATCCACTGAATCGAGTGACATTCTGGATATAAAACAAGGTTATATTCACAGGTATATAACGCAAACGGTTTAACGATTTATTAAAAAgaaatatatgtaacaGTAAAATCTAACGTCATTTGCGCAGTAGACATTTCATGATATAATACGCCATAATACACACATCTCCTTTGATACAGCATTGACCTTAGCTAACACTACGTAATTTACCGAGGAAGAAACATGAATACTAAATAGGCATAATCATTTTTTCCATCGTGAAATAATGAATAAAAACACGTAATACCATGAAAAATAATCTATTTTTACGCATTACGCATTGTCTAACTATGTGATCAAATGTGACAAGAATTTTTTCCCTATGAACGCAatgtttgtatatacaggTTCCACTTAGAAATGACACTGTTAATTTCAATAAATTATTTGAGTTGTGAGCAAATTtgcaacaatataatgtatTTAAATAGAGTATTTGAAGGCGTTGAATATGATTGTGCTGTCTTATAGTCGTACTCAAACGGCTAGTCATCTACGCTCATTGGCTAAACCATTCAATATTATTAACTCATGTGCTGTTATATTGGCGTACGCATAAAATAATGAGTGTTTACATAACTCTTAACCTCATTTTACGATGTGTATGCAGTTACAATCAGATTCGATTGCGCGCGCTGAGCCTACATGTGgtgttgcgatatattacTCTGTCAACACCCATTCTCGTATTAAAAAGTATATTAACATTGGCATAAGCAAGTTATATATCTGTACAATTTATGGATGTGTGCTTTTTGTGCCTGCCGTATTGTTATCTGAGCACGTTCTACATGGCATAAAAACGCCTTTTTATAGAATTGGTTCTACATTTTATACACGGAAACTataaatattcatttatatTGCAATTAAATATAGAATCCGTGCATATAGTACCATTTAGTGGACATTCTCGTTTTGGCTATCATGGCATACACATCTGTAAGATGTGTAATGTTTAATTTGCGATTTTGATCCTTCCATATGATTGCCAATGtaagttgtatatttacTTATTATTATGATCGATTTTTTACAATTCCATAACGCGAATCGCTGATCAGCTCTGTATGGATTAAAGATAAAGACATGTGTAAGCTGTTTTATCCTCTTAAAGGTTAAAAAGGTATgttcatacacccacatATGTTTAAACAAAgcttatatccatttatGTTACCATCCTTCCactattttatatttagAAATAGTGTAATAGTTGCCATGTAGaggatatatctatttttaTGAATAAATCGCCTTTCTTCAACACTAACAAACCAAATATAACCTTTTATAGGTGGACGTATTCATACAATTAAAATAGAAGCATTTAAATACATCACTGACTTTACAACATTCCTGGTAAGTGTAATCGTATAAACTTCCttattataatataaaaacagCCTCCATTTTAGTCATATTTTATCTGCATTGTTACAATAATGAACAACATAATATATCCCTATGAATCCTAAACACATGTTCCATTTGAAGACATTTCCCCGGATACTCCTCATCAAATGATTCCCATTTAGTGGTTTAAATGCTCATTGTTGCTTCTTTATGAACCATTGATCTGTTTAAAATCCATTAGTTCCCTAATCATGTTTTGTCAAACAAAACCAATATGTTGTCTATTTGTTGCAGAATCAAGGCCAACAAATCTCTATAGATAAGAATAGGAACAAGTGCTGCGTGTAAAGACCTATTGTTTGGAAATCAGATGATAATGTTAGTCACCCAATGAATTCTTCGATCTCATAATGTTCCTCCATTTGGTAGGTGAAAGGGTTCGCTGATTTAATCGTTGACAGACATCCTTCGCAAGAAGCAGACTTATGAAGAATGAAATAGCTTTTACGAAATATAGGTGGCGACTTGGTTTGGATAGGATCATATTTTAACTCATAGAATTGAGATTTTCACTTGTTAACTATGCACCGGAAAGATTGTCATCACGGTCTGCCTAAAGACCACAAATCGACCTCCGAGAATTTCTACACTTGGCTAgaaaaatataatcaaAGCTTTAATAATGATCATTTGAAGAGTGTATATACCTCAAAGAAAGCCCAGGAAGAATGGAAACCAAGAACGCGAGAAGAGCATAACAGAAATAAAAATATTGCAGATAGCTCCTTCAGCAACCAGCGAATAGAAACCGCATTGAAAATATCACCCCAACCATACAACATTAAGGGCGAATACAGGCAAAATAACCGCCAGCATTCCAGAGATAAGGTTAACAGTGATACAAACAGGGGATTTGATTACCGTTTCCACGAGCGTGATGCCACCCGATTAAATAATACCTGTAGCTCAAATGTGACAATGGAGCGCCGTGGCGGTCTTACCTGGATACGAGGCTCCAATGGAGTATTAATACCTTATATCGAGAATACATGGTTACAACAGATGATAACCAAACTAGTTTCCGATTCAGAGTCACTGTGGCAATTTATGAACACTTTGAAGACAACACTGATGGAATCCGTTTTGTTTCTCTATAGCGAAGGTATAAAACCTTATTTGGGGGATGTTGCAAATCAGATGAAGCGTTCCATTGCAGACAATTTTTGGAGTGCCTCTGAGGTTGCGTTTGTATCTCTTCATTGTCAAGACACTGTAGATCTTAGGACAGAGCTTCGTGTTAAAGGAGAGATGGGTTGGGTTGTTTACCTTCGCGAAAAACCTCCAGGCTTTTTAGGTTTCGTTGACACTCACAGTACAGTGGATCCGTATTCCAACTATCATTGGCGTGCCCTGAACAATTTTGCAGTGGATATCATGAGAGCTTGCAAAGCGCCTGTTAAGAATGGTAAGTAGTTATCTCCTATATATGTTTCGTGATGACTCATGTATGCACTTTGACGTAGTAGTTACTTGTATAAAAATCGAATGACTAACCAGTACATCAGATAATGAAGCCAGCGAAGGCCTGGTATCATTCACGGGAGGTCGCTATGCTTTTGCGGAGCGTTTGCGCGAGGAGGTACATGCTTTCCGATCAATGCGTTTGGGAGAGGTTGTTCATCTTGTACAGTTGGCTATATACACTGGTGTGTTTGTGTATGCTCAAAGAATACTTCTTCCGGTGACTGCATGTGAAAAGACAGCCGAAGAAATGTTTCCCAGGATGAAAAAAGCAAGGCACCCTATTTGCTCCTCTCTGGATGAGGTACGCAGAATAATTTCCTTGTTAGTGGACAACCGTAAACATGGTCTTGTTTTAGCTCAGCTTAAACAACAGTTTTTGATGCAGTTTAATAAAGAGCTCAATCCAATAACGTTTGGCTTCCGTAAATTGCAGaatcttcttctttctAATCATTTCAACAACCAGTATCAGTTATTCGTTCCCATAGACAGTCCTCATCGAACCCATATTCAACACCGTAGGTATACTATACCTCTTGGATGCCGTGCATTCCAACAATCTAAAATTGTTTTTGATCCGAATAAATTCTGGTCACCACTGGATGAATGGTATGATGAACCTTTCGAATCACTAAATGATCTTCCCGCTAACATTCAAGCTGCCC contains:
- a CDS encoding OST-HTH Associated domain family protein — protein: MFLHLTSFARSRLMKNEIAFTKYRWRLDFHLLTMHRKDCHHGLPKDHKSTSENFYTWLEKYNQSFNNDHLKSVYTSKKAQEEWKPRTREEHNRNKNIADSSFSNQRIETALKISPQPYNIKGEYRQNNRQHSRDKVNSDTNRGFDYRFHERDATRLNNTCSSNVTMERRGGLTWIRGSNGVLIPYIENTWLQQMITKLVSDSESLWQFMNTLKTTLMESVLFLYSEGIKPYLGDVANQMKRSIADNFWSASEVAFVSLHCQDTVDLRTELRVKGEMGWVVYLREKPPGFLGFVDTHSTVDPYSNYHWRALNNFAVDIMRACKAPVKNDNEASEGLVSFTGGRYAFAERLREEVHAFRSMRLGEVVHLVQLAIYTGVFVYAQRILLPVTACEKTAEEMFPRMKKARHPICSSLDEVRRIISLLVDNRKHGLVLAQLKQQFLMQFNKELNPITFGFRKLQNLLLSNHFNNQYQLFVPIDSPHRTHIQHRRYTIPLGCRAFQQSKIVFDPNKFWSPLDEWYDEPFESLNDLPANIQAALEDVLADEDEYCTKSPSSKPTMSARSTTYESEIGTARSALSTELSENYVEPKFSLRDYCSFDLMDDHIR